From a single Candidatus Thorarchaeota archaeon genomic region:
- a CDS encoding roadblock/LC7 domain-containing protein, which produces MSDPKVFDKILTDIIRQDRGIRRVILVDKTGLTIAHVSRLAYFAVDVDSIGAIASAVFCASEEQGKNLQIGDLEIVTSEFSEGKIFASACGKGVLCVVSEAQVNIGLIRLVMKKQGSQIAEELDKFLAVEPMAPSKDKELDEEDLKSALAELERV; this is translated from the coding sequence ATGAGCGATCCTAAGGTTTTCGACAAGATCCTCACCGATATCATCAGACAAGATCGAGGCATTCGACGTGTGATTCTCGTCGATAAGACGGGTCTTACAATTGCACATGTATCGCGTCTTGCATACTTTGCAGTTGATGTGGATAGCATTGGCGCAATTGCAAGTGCAGTATTCTGTGCAAGCGAGGAACAAGGAAAGAATCTACAAATCGGTGATCTTGAGATTGTCACCTCTGAATTCTCAGAGGGTAAGATTTTTGCTTCTGCTTGCGGCAAGGGTGTTTTATGCGTCGTATCAGAGGCTCAAGTTAACATAGGTCTGATCCGGCTTGTCATGAAGAAACAGGGTTCACAGATAGCCGAGGAATTAGACAAGTTCCTGGCAGTAGAACCAATGGCGCCTTCAAAGGACAAGGAATTGGATGAAGAGGATCTCAAGTCTGCACTTGCTGAGCTGGAGCGTGTGTGA